CACTCTTTGGCCTCACTTGGGTAGCTAACACTTTGCCAGATTCTACTTCCGCTAATTCCACATCAGCAGATTGTAAATTGCCGTCAGCTTTTCCTCTTGCGCGCCGCATACTCCAAAATGCCCGATACGCTTTACCCTTTATATCGAATTCAACTTCCGCCAAGCACTCTGACGTACCGCGCGTCATAATATCGTTTGAGGTCGCCGAAATAGTGCCCAAGCGCGGCGTTTGGTGATAAAGCGCTAAACAAATAGCATCAAGCAATGTAGTTTTTCCTGCCCCTGTTGGGCCGGTAATGGCAAACAAACCGTTGTCGATGAAAGGAGACTGGGTGAAGTCTATCTTCCACTCCCCTTTTAATGCATTTAAATTTTTGAGCCTAAGGGTAAGAATTTTCATAGGTTACCCTCACTTGCGGGTGAGGTATTAACAGGTGCTTTATTAACAGGTGCGTTATTAACAGGTGCGTTATTTTGCTTTTCATCAATAGCGCTGTTCACATCGGTAGCATTGGCACCATCTGCCGCTTCGGTGCCCTCATGTGACAATTGCACATCGTCTACTACCTGCTCGAATAAGGTTTGAACGCGCTGCTTGCGTTGTTGGTCTTCGTCCGACTCAAACGCTTCCAGTGACAATCTAGCATCAAACACCTCATGCACAGACAACTCGCTTAAGTTAACGTTTTCTTCTGCTGAAATGACGCTGGCTCTTTGTTTGCGCATTCGTTTTAATTGCAAAATTTCGGCAGGTTTATCGTCGATTAGCGCTTGAATGCGCTGTTGCAGGTCGGTTAAGTAATCTTGAGTTTCTACTTCAATACACAGCCACGCTGGGTGTTCTGTGCTTGCGCTTTTCACCGCCTCATTTTGCTGTAAGGCAAGCTCAATGTCTTCTAAGTTGCCTCGTAAAACTGCCATCGGTTGAAAACGAGGAATAGGCTTACTTTCTACCTGCACTAGTGATTTGTTTTCGAACGTGGCTATTAATACCTGCTTTTGTGATTTCAGTTCATCGAAACTTAAGGGAATAGGCGAGCCGGAATATCGAATATGATCGCACCCTGCCACTTTTTGCGGTCGGTGAATGTGCCCAAGGGCAATATAATCCGCAGGAGGAAACCCATCAGCTGAAAAGCCTTCTAGCGTACCTATATAAATGTCGCGCACACTTTCACTCTGGCTTACCCCTAACGCAGTTAAGTGTCCGGTGGCAATAATTGGCACTTCTACATGCAATTCCTTGCGTTTATCTAGCGCAATCTGATAAAGGTTGGCGTAGTGCTGCTTAATGGCTTCACCCAGCGCCTGACGTTTTTCAATCGCCGATTTTCCAGCTTCGCTTTTTAAAACGTCCCGAGCACGAATAAAAGGTACCGCGCACAGTATTGCGCCTATGTCGCCATCTCGGGTACGCAAAGGTAAGACTTGCGATTCAGCATTGCCGTAAGTGCTAGCAATAACGTGACAGTTTAAATAAGACAGTAATTCCCTACTTTCATTTAATACCGACACCGAGTCATGATTGCCGGCTAGTACTACTAAGGTGCACCCCATTCCCTGAAAGTTACCCACTAGTTGATGATAAAGCTCCCGCGCGTAACTCGGTGGAGTGCCGGTATCAAAAATATCACCGGCCACGACAACAGCATCTATACTTTCTTGCTCAACCACCTCAAGCAGCCATTTAAAAAATTGCTCATGTTCATTTTTACGGCTTTTGGTAAAGAAACTTTGACCTAAATGCCAATCTGAGGTGTGAAGAACTTTCATGTAAATTGACTCTGAAATACTAGTAAAAATAGAGTAAAAAAGCGTTCAAGTATGAAAAAATAGTAATCGTGAACATTTAGTTATGAAATGACATACCTAAAAATGCACCAATTGCATCTATTGTCTAAACGCGCTTTAAAATTAACCGTTCTATACTTCTTCTACTTTATTAGAAGTTAACGGAGCCGTCCTGTTTGTATCCAGTTCACGATATAATAAGGAAGTTTCCTCACTCACGGACGAGAATAACAGCTTAGCGGCGACGCTAAATGCATTGAAAGATAACCTTGCTTACGCAGTGTATTCGGATAGAGGAGATTGTCTATACGCATCTTCTCAGTTCCTACAAATACTCGCGCGCCCATCGTCAGGTGATTATTCATTCAATCACAAAGATCTTCGTGTCCCTGGTGTTCAAAACGACAACGATTACCGTCTATTTTGGCAGTCATTATCAAACGGTGGATCTTACACGAATACCATTGCGATGAAAGCAGAGACAGGCGAGACAAAGTGGCTAAAAGCGAACTACGTTAATGTACTCAACGGCAGCAACTCTGAAATTCATGCTATTTATCATGATGTTACCGAACAAGAAAACGCTGTTTTCTCTGGTAAAGCAATTACCGACGCTCTGAATAAGTCGATGGCGGTTATCGAGTTTGAACCTGATGGCACCATTGTTACTGCGAACGAAAACTTTACTGCGACCGTTAAGTACAGCCTTGATGAAATTAAAGGCAAGCACCACCGCATGTTCTGTAAAGACGATTTCTATCAGAATAACCCTCAGTTTTGGCAGTC
The nucleotide sequence above comes from Alteromonas naphthalenivorans. Encoded proteins:
- the sbcD gene encoding exonuclease subunit SbcD, producing MKVLHTSDWHLGQSFFTKSRKNEHEQFFKWLLEVVEQESIDAVVVAGDIFDTGTPPSYARELYHQLVGNFQGMGCTLVVLAGNHDSVSVLNESRELLSYLNCHVIASTYGNAESQVLPLRTRDGDIGAILCAVPFIRARDVLKSEAGKSAIEKRQALGEAIKQHYANLYQIALDKRKELHVEVPIIATGHLTALGVSQSESVRDIYIGTLEGFSADGFPPADYIALGHIHRPQKVAGCDHIRYSGSPIPLSFDELKSQKQVLIATFENKSLVQVESKPIPRFQPMAVLRGNLEDIELALQQNEAVKSASTEHPAWLCIEVETQDYLTDLQQRIQALIDDKPAEILQLKRMRKQRASVISAEENVNLSELSVHEVFDARLSLEAFESDEDQQRKQRVQTLFEQVVDDVQLSHEGTEAADGANATDVNSAIDEKQNNAPVNNAPVNKAPVNTSPASEGNL